The Carassius auratus strain Wakin chromosome 40, ASM336829v1, whole genome shotgun sequence genome has a segment encoding these proteins:
- the LOC113058592 gene encoding transmembrane protein 160-like, which yields MASLSWLTCRRFAQVARRPVLQYLRAAARALHRGSARRAAEKTPLNKSRALEQQYITELDKADALMLRKSHETGFLSWFRNGLLSTGIGVIAFAQSDVGREAGYVFFILGGVCVSFGGASYVTSLLTLRRIMLLSRVTVLLHAGLVSAAALFWLCAVSLYIGRLELEIIHEEDEEEHGGDEGGECTECRSRRERRAAEEQGQDK from the exons ATGGCTTCCTTAAGTTGGTTAACGTGCAGGCGGTTTGCTCAGGTCGCGCGGCGGCCGGTGCTGCAGTATTTGAGGGCTGCAGCGCGTGCACTTCACCGGGGGAGCGCGCGACGCGCGGCGGAGAAAACCCCGCTGAACAAATCACGAGCGCTGGAGCAACAGTACATCACTGAACTAGATAAAGCTGATGCGCTG ATGCTGCGGAAGTCTCATGAAACAG gGTTTTTGTCCTGGTTCCGGAACGGTCTGCTATCCACAGGAATCGGCGTTATTGCGTTTGCGCAGAGTGATGTGGGCCGAGAGGCTGGATATG TGTTCTTCATCCTGGGCGGGGTGTGCGTGTCGTTCGGCGGAGCGTCGTACGTGACCAGTCTCTTGACTCTGAGGAGGATCATGCTCCTCTCGCGGGTGACCGTGCTGCTCCACGCGGGCCTGGTGTCCGCCGCCGCCCTCTTCTGGCTGTGCGCCGTATCGCTCTACATCGGCCGCCTGGAGCTGGAGATCATTcatgaggaggatgaggaagagcaCGGGGGAGATGAAGGCGGGGAGTGCACAGAGTGCAGGTCTCGACGCGAGAGACGCGCCGCTGAAGAACAAGGCCAAGACAAGTGA